In Neomonachus schauinslandi chromosome 6, ASM220157v2, whole genome shotgun sequence, a genomic segment contains:
- the PAOX gene encoding peroxisomal N(1)-acetyl-spermine/spermidine oxidase isoform X1 yields the protein MESSGGRAEGSGRGPRVLVVGSGIAGLGAAQRLCRHPAFQQLRVLEATARAGGRIRSERGFGGVVELGAHWIHGPSQGNPVFQLAAKYQLLGEKDLSEENQLIETGGHVGLPSVSYASSGVSVSRELVVEMASLFYSLIDQTREFLHMADAPVPSVGEYLKKEICQHAAGWTEDEETRKLKLAILNSFFNVECCVSGTHSMDLVALAPFGEYTVLPGLDCTFPGGYQGLTNCIMASLPEDVIVFNKPVKTIHWNGSFQEALSPGERFPVLVECEDRTCFPAHHVIITVPLGFLKEHLDTFFEPALPPQKAEAIRKIGFGTSNKIFLEFEEPFWEPDCRHIQVVWEDMSPLEDVTCGLQHVWFKKLIGFFVLPSFASVHVLCGFIAGLESEFMETLSDEEVLLSLTQVLRRVTAPDTVCRGSHTSDILLHHARGSAVWLEGGRPAHRSAGPPGAAAGALALSPAPPILSPALPHQCWGGGGGGEGDIILSSDSVWPGLRFGDVNDSLPFLVTGGSSDFSCH from the exons ATGGAGTCGAGTGGAGGCCGCGCGGAGGGCTCGGGCCGCGGCCCGCGGGTGCTGGTGGTGGGCAGCGGCATCGCGGGGCTGGGCGCCGCGCAGAGGCTCTGCCGCCACCCGGCCTTCCAGCAGCTGCGGGTCCTGGAGGCCACTGCCCGCGCCGGCGGCCGCATCCGCTCGGAGCGCGGCTTCG GTGGCGTGGTAGAGCTAGGTGCTCACTGGATCCACGGGCCCTCACAGGGCAACCCCGTCTTTCAGCTGGCTGCCAAGTACCAGCTGCTAGGGGAGAAGGACTTGTCAGAGGAGAACCAGCTAATCGAAACTGGGGGTCATGTGGGCCTGCCATCTGTGTCCTACGCCAGCTCTGGGGTAAGTGTGAGCCGTGAGTTGGTGGTGGAGATGGCTAGTCTGTTCTATAGTCTCATAGACCAGACTCGGGAGTTCCTGCACATGGCTGATGCCCCAGTGCCCAGCGTTGGGGAGTACCTCAAGAAGGAGATCTGTCAGCACGCGGCTGGCTGGACAGAGGATGAGGAGACCAGGAAGCTCAAGCTGGCCATCCTCAACAGCTTCTTCAATGTGGAGTGCTGTGTGAGCGGTACCCATAGCATGGACCTGGTGGCCCTCGCACCCTTTGGGGAGTACACCGTGCTGCCGGGGCTGGACTGCACCTTTCCTGG TGGCTACCAGGGGCTCACAAATTGCATAATGGCCTCCTTGCCAGAGGACGTGATCGTTTTTAACAAGCCTGTGAAGACCATTCACTGGAACGGGTCCTTCCAGGAAGCCTTGTCTCCTGGGGAGAGGTTTCCAGTGCTGGTGGAGTGTGAGGACAGAACCTGCTTCCCTGCACATCACGTCATCATCACCGTGCCCTTAG GTTTTCTTAAAGAACACCTGGACACCTTCTTTGAACCAGCACTGCCCCCTCAGAAGGCAGAAGCGATCAGGAAAATAGGCTTTGGGACCAGCAATAAGATCTTCCTGGAGTTTGAGGAGCCCTTCTGGGAGCCAGACTGCCGGCACATCCAGGTGGTGTGGGAGGACATGTCACCCCTGGAGGACGTCACCTGTGGCCTGCAGCACGTCTGGTTCAAGAAGCTTATTGGCTTTTTCGTCCTGCCTTCCTTTGC GTCTGTCCACGTCCTCTGCGGGTTCATCGCTGGGCTGGAGTCTGAGTTTATGGAGACGCTCTCTGATGAGGAAGTGCTCCTGTCTCTGACCCAAGTGCTTCGCAGGGTGACAG CTCCAGATACTGTTTGCAGGGGAAGCCACACATCGGACATTTTACTCCACCACGCACGGGGCTCTGCTGTCTGGCTGGAGGGAGGCCGACCGGCTCATCGCTCTGCAGGACCCCCAGGCGCAGCTGCCGGGGCCCTGGCTCTGAGCCCTGCTCCTCCCATTCTGAGCCCAGCACTGCCCCACCagtgctgggggggtggggggggtggggagggtgacaTCATCCTTTCCTCTGACAGTGTCTGGCCTGGCTTGAGATTTGGGGATGTTAATGACAGCCTGCCTTTTTTGGTGACTGGGGGCAGCTCTGATTTTTCATGTCACTGA
- the PAOX gene encoding peroxisomal N(1)-acetyl-spermine/spermidine oxidase isoform X2, with amino-acid sequence MESSGGRAEGSGRGPRVLVVGSGIAGLGAAQRLCRHPAFQQLRVLEATARAGGRIRSERGFGGVVELGAHWIHGPSQGNPVFQLAAKYQLLGEKDLSEENQLIETGGHVGLPSVSYASSGVSVSRELVVEMASLFYSLIDQTREFLHMADAPVPSVGEYLKKEICQHAAGWTEDEETRKLKLAILNSFFNVECCVSGTHSMDLVALAPFGEYTVLPGLDCTFPGGYQGLTNCIMASLPEDVIVFNKPVKTIHWNGSFQEALSPGERFPVLVECEDRTCFPAHHVIITVPLGFLKEHLDTFFEPALPPQKAEAIRKIGFGTSNKIFLEFEEPFWEPDCRHIQVVWEDMSPLEDVTCGLQHVWFKKLIGFFVLPSFASVHVLCGFIAGLESEFMETLSDEEVLLSLTQVLRRVTGNARLPAPRSVLRSCWYSAPYTRGSYSYVAVGSTGDDIDLLAQPLPEEGAKAQLQILFAGEATHRTFYSTTHGALLSGWREADRLIALQDPQAQLPGPWL; translated from the exons ATGGAGTCGAGTGGAGGCCGCGCGGAGGGCTCGGGCCGCGGCCCGCGGGTGCTGGTGGTGGGCAGCGGCATCGCGGGGCTGGGCGCCGCGCAGAGGCTCTGCCGCCACCCGGCCTTCCAGCAGCTGCGGGTCCTGGAGGCCACTGCCCGCGCCGGCGGCCGCATCCGCTCGGAGCGCGGCTTCG GTGGCGTGGTAGAGCTAGGTGCTCACTGGATCCACGGGCCCTCACAGGGCAACCCCGTCTTTCAGCTGGCTGCCAAGTACCAGCTGCTAGGGGAGAAGGACTTGTCAGAGGAGAACCAGCTAATCGAAACTGGGGGTCATGTGGGCCTGCCATCTGTGTCCTACGCCAGCTCTGGGGTAAGTGTGAGCCGTGAGTTGGTGGTGGAGATGGCTAGTCTGTTCTATAGTCTCATAGACCAGACTCGGGAGTTCCTGCACATGGCTGATGCCCCAGTGCCCAGCGTTGGGGAGTACCTCAAGAAGGAGATCTGTCAGCACGCGGCTGGCTGGACAGAGGATGAGGAGACCAGGAAGCTCAAGCTGGCCATCCTCAACAGCTTCTTCAATGTGGAGTGCTGTGTGAGCGGTACCCATAGCATGGACCTGGTGGCCCTCGCACCCTTTGGGGAGTACACCGTGCTGCCGGGGCTGGACTGCACCTTTCCTGG TGGCTACCAGGGGCTCACAAATTGCATAATGGCCTCCTTGCCAGAGGACGTGATCGTTTTTAACAAGCCTGTGAAGACCATTCACTGGAACGGGTCCTTCCAGGAAGCCTTGTCTCCTGGGGAGAGGTTTCCAGTGCTGGTGGAGTGTGAGGACAGAACCTGCTTCCCTGCACATCACGTCATCATCACCGTGCCCTTAG GTTTTCTTAAAGAACACCTGGACACCTTCTTTGAACCAGCACTGCCCCCTCAGAAGGCAGAAGCGATCAGGAAAATAGGCTTTGGGACCAGCAATAAGATCTTCCTGGAGTTTGAGGAGCCCTTCTGGGAGCCAGACTGCCGGCACATCCAGGTGGTGTGGGAGGACATGTCACCCCTGGAGGACGTCACCTGTGGCCTGCAGCACGTCTGGTTCAAGAAGCTTATTGGCTTTTTCGTCCTGCCTTCCTTTGC GTCTGTCCACGTCCTCTGCGGGTTCATCGCTGGGCTGGAGTCTGAGTTTATGGAGACGCTCTCTGATGAGGAAGTGCTCCTGTCTCTGACCCAAGTGCTTCGCAGGGTGACAG GAAATGCCAGGCTCCCTGCGCCCAGGAGCGTGCTGCGGTCCTGCTGGTACAGCGCCCCGTACACCAGGGGCTCCTACAGCTACGTGGCTGTGGGCAGCACTGGGGACGACATCGACCTGCTGGCGCAGCCCCTGCCCGAGGAGGGCGCGAAGGCGCAG CTCCAGATACTGTTTGCAGGGGAAGCCACACATCGGACATTTTACTCCACCACGCACGGGGCTCTGCTGTCTGGCTGGAGGGAGGCCGACCGGCTCATCGCTCTGCAGGACCCCCAGGCGCAGCTGCCGGGGCCCTGGCTCTGA